Proteins encoded by one window of Halobaculum halobium:
- a CDS encoding aldehyde ferredoxin oxidoreductase family protein, whose protein sequence is MTDLGGFRDHVAHVDLTAGDVSYAGIDDEDAKKYIGARGLGVKYVFDAGPDVDPMGPDNRLCFMNGPLTGTQTVMSGRIAVTTKSPLTGTVTDSHHGGWSGARLKWAGFDGLVFDGASDDPVYAVVEDGEVELRDASHVAGKGVHDTIDTLGEDVDGTVGRNVSVMAIGPGGENGVKYACIVNEDDRASGRGGTGAVMGSKNLKAVVVKSGTKMPKPADPETFQEGYQQAMQVIQESDVTAPNEGGLSLYGTNVLMNAGEEMDGLPTKNGKYTSTAAYRDAEGVDVDAERVSGENVRENILVDEPTCHSCPVACKKEVEVSVMHKGEELNVRTESYEYESAYALGPNSAHTERDEIAVMIERCNDMGVDTIEMGNMMAMAMEMSEEGKLDDLDEQLDWGDTERMIDLIDETAQRDGELPDALAEGANGLAERFDAHDNSLAVKGQTIPAYDPRCMKGMGIAYATSNRGACHLRAYTPSAEILGLPQKVDPYEYEGKGELTITFQDLHAISDSFDICKFNAFAEGIEEYVMQYNGMTGLDVTEDELIEAGKRIYTLERYYNNLNGFDGEDDSLPARFLEGGIPGQGASEGEYCELPEMKAEYYEGRGWVNGVVPDEKLDELDIDIGPGTGVSSGDSGVAPADD, encoded by the coding sequence ATGACAGACCTCGGCGGATTCCGGGACCACGTCGCACACGTGGATCTCACGGCGGGCGACGTATCGTACGCGGGCATCGACGACGAGGACGCGAAGAAGTACATCGGCGCCCGCGGTCTCGGCGTGAAGTACGTCTTCGACGCGGGGCCGGACGTGGACCCGATGGGGCCGGACAACCGGCTGTGCTTCATGAACGGGCCGCTCACGGGGACGCAAACCGTGATGAGCGGTCGGATCGCGGTGACGACGAAGTCCCCCCTCACGGGCACCGTCACCGACAGCCACCACGGCGGCTGGTCGGGCGCGCGCCTGAAGTGGGCGGGCTTCGACGGCCTCGTGTTCGACGGCGCGAGCGACGACCCGGTGTACGCGGTCGTCGAGGACGGCGAGGTGGAACTGCGCGACGCCTCCCACGTGGCGGGCAAGGGTGTCCACGACACCATCGACACCCTCGGCGAGGACGTGGACGGCACCGTCGGCCGCAACGTCTCGGTGATGGCGATCGGCCCCGGCGGCGAGAACGGCGTCAAGTACGCCTGCATCGTCAACGAGGACGACCGCGCGTCCGGTCGCGGCGGCACCGGCGCGGTGATGGGCTCGAAGAACCTGAAGGCGGTCGTCGTCAAATCGGGCACCAAGATGCCCAAGCCGGCCGACCCCGAGACGTTCCAGGAGGGCTACCAGCAGGCGATGCAGGTCATCCAAGAGTCCGACGTGACCGCGCCCAACGAGGGCGGCCTCTCGCTGTACGGAACGAACGTCCTGATGAACGCCGGCGAGGAGATGGACGGCCTCCCGACGAAGAACGGGAAGTACACCTCCACGGCCGCCTATCGCGACGCGGAGGGCGTCGACGTCGACGCCGAGCGCGTCTCCGGCGAGAACGTCCGCGAGAACATCCTCGTGGACGAGCCGACGTGTCACTCCTGCCCGGTCGCGTGTAAGAAGGAGGTCGAGGTGTCGGTGATGCACAAGGGCGAGGAGCTGAACGTCCGCACCGAGTCCTACGAGTACGAGTCGGCGTACGCGCTGGGCCCCAACTCCGCGCACACCGAGCGCGACGAGATCGCCGTCATGATCGAGCGGTGCAACGACATGGGCGTCGACACCATCGAGATGGGCAACATGATGGCCATGGCGATGGAGATGTCCGAGGAGGGCAAGCTCGACGACCTCGACGAGCAGCTCGACTGGGGCGACACCGAGCGCATGATCGACCTCATCGACGAGACGGCCCAGCGCGACGGAGAACTCCCCGACGCGCTGGCAGAGGGCGCCAACGGCCTCGCCGAGCGCTTCGACGCCCACGACAACTCGCTTGCGGTCAAGGGCCAGACGATCCCGGCGTACGACCCGCGCTGCATGAAGGGCATGGGCATCGCGTACGCGACCTCCAACCGCGGCGCGTGCCACCTGCGCGCGTACACCCCCTCGGCCGAGATCCTCGGCCTTCCCCAGAAGGTCGACCCCTACGAGTACGAGGGCAAGGGCGAACTCACGATCACCTTCCAAGACCTGCACGCCATCTCGGACTCGTTCGACATCTGCAAGTTCAACGCGTTCGCCGAGGGGATCGAGGAGTACGTCATGCAGTACAACGGCATGACCGGCCTCGACGTTACCGAGGACGAACTCATCGAGGCAGGCAAGCGGATCTACACCCTCGAGCGCTACTACAACAACCTCAACGGCTTCGACGGCGAGGACGACTCGCTGCCCGCGCGGTTCCTCGAAGGCGGCATCCCCGGACAGGGCGCCTCCGAGGGCGAGTACTGCGAGCTCCCCGAGATGAAGGCGGAGTACTACGAGGGCCGCGGCTGGGTCAACGGCGTCGTCCCCGACGAGAAGCTCGACGAGCTCGACATCGACATCGGGCCGGGCACGGGCGTCTCCTCGGGCGACTCGGGCGTCGCGCCCGCTGACGACTAG
- a CDS encoding archaeosine biosynthesis radical SAM protein RaSEA: MSQPSPEVYERDRGMDAHNAVMRDIRAERDETYDAHEPTRVWLDEDNTPDGVKTSLTIILNTGGCRWARAGGCTMCGYVAESVEGGSVSHEALMDQIDVCLEHEADNADDPADLIKIYTSGSFLDEREVPAESRRAIAETFADRERIVVESLPDFVSAEKLSEFTGQGLETDVAVGLETATDRVRHDCVNKYFAFSDFEDACAEAAEAGAGVKAYLLMKPPFLAESEALADMVSSVERCAAVDACHTVSMNPCNVQRYTMVDELHFRGGYRPPWLWSVAAVLERTADADAIVVSDPVGAGSDRGAHNCGECDDRVQTAIKDFDLRQDPSVFEQVSCECERTWELVLAEESSFSQPLAR, translated from the coding sequence ATGAGCCAGCCGAGCCCCGAGGTCTACGAGCGGGACCGCGGGATGGACGCCCACAACGCGGTCATGCGCGATATCCGGGCCGAGCGCGACGAGACGTACGACGCCCACGAGCCCACCCGCGTGTGGCTCGACGAGGACAACACGCCCGACGGCGTCAAGACCAGCCTCACGATCATCCTCAACACCGGCGGCTGCCGGTGGGCCCGCGCCGGCGGCTGTACGATGTGCGGCTACGTCGCCGAGTCCGTCGAGGGCGGCAGCGTCTCCCACGAGGCGCTCATGGACCAGATCGACGTGTGTCTGGAGCACGAAGCCGACAACGCCGACGACCCGGCGGATCTGATCAAGATCTACACGTCCGGCTCCTTCCTCGACGAGCGCGAGGTGCCCGCCGAGAGCCGCCGCGCCATCGCCGAGACGTTCGCCGACCGCGAGCGGATCGTCGTCGAGTCGCTCCCCGACTTCGTTTCCGCGGAGAAACTCTCAGAGTTCACGGGGCAGGGGCTCGAGACCGACGTCGCCGTCGGGCTGGAGACGGCGACTGACCGCGTCCGCCACGACTGCGTGAACAAGTACTTCGCGTTCTCGGACTTCGAGGACGCCTGCGCGGAGGCCGCCGAGGCCGGCGCGGGCGTGAAGGCGTACCTCCTGATGAAACCGCCGTTTCTCGCGGAGTCGGAGGCGCTGGCGGACATGGTGTCGTCGGTCGAGCGCTGTGCCGCGGTCGACGCCTGCCACACCGTCTCGATGAACCCCTGCAACGTCCAGCGGTACACGATGGTCGACGAGCTTCACTTCCGCGGCGGCTACCGCCCGCCCTGGCTGTGGTCGGTCGCTGCGGTGCTGGAGCGGACCGCCGACGCCGACGCGATCGTCGTCTCCGACCCCGTCGGCGCCGGCTCCGACCGCGGGGCGCACAACTGCGGCGAGTGCGACGACCGCGTCCAGACGGCGATCAAGGACTTCGACCTCCGACAGGACCCGTCGGTGTTCGAGCAGGTGTCCTGCGAGTGCGAACGGACGTGGGAGCTGGTGCTTGCTGAAGAGTCGAGCTTCAGCCAGCCGCTCGCACGCTAA
- a CDS encoding HU family DNA-binding protein, giving the protein MNQDSTVQTGISRRTALRRGAVASLLLGLGVPAATGQVSAATKPELIEAMASQAGLSKADAKKALDGIIDATTKALKKGDRISLIGFGSFSISKRSARTGRNPQTGKEIQIAAKSVVQFDPSDELAAALDLIPGAGDVRRLGRSQRSRRTRGEVIDADRLAREAGLTKGSAERCLDAFNDVTTEALKKGDRISLIGFGSFSISKRSARTGRNPQTGDAVGSAGRKDVRFKAGAELSKAVN; this is encoded by the coding sequence ATGAACCAGGATAGCACCGTCCAAACGGGGATCTCGCGGCGAACTGCGCTCCGACGTGGCGCCGTCGCGTCGCTGCTGTTGGGACTAGGGGTCCCAGCAGCGACGGGACAGGTCTCCGCGGCGACCAAACCGGAGCTGATCGAAGCGATGGCCTCGCAGGCCGGCTTGAGCAAGGCTGACGCCAAGAAGGCGCTCGACGGCATCATCGACGCGACGACGAAGGCACTGAAGAAGGGCGACCGCATCTCGCTGATCGGCTTCGGATCGTTCAGCATCAGCAAGCGCTCCGCCCGGACCGGCCGCAATCCACAGACCGGCAAAGAGATCCAGATCGCCGCGAAGAGCGTCGTGCAGTTCGATCCGAGCGACGAACTCGCGGCCGCACTCGATCTGATCCCGGGAGCGGGGGACGTCCGTCGCCTCGGGCGGAGTCAACGGAGCCGACGGACCCGCGGAGAGGTGATCGACGCCGATCGGCTGGCGCGTGAGGCGGGGCTCACGAAGGGGAGCGCCGAACGGTGTCTCGACGCGTTCAACGACGTGACCACGGAGGCACTCAAGAAGGGCGACCGCATCTCGCTGATCGGCTTCGGATCGTTCAGCATCAGCAAGCGCTCCGCCCGGACCGGCCGCAATCCACAGACCGGCGACGCGGTCGGCAGCGCCGGGCGGAAAGACGTGCGGTTCAAAGCCGGCGCCGAGTTGTCGAAGGCGGTCAACTGA
- the purQ gene encoding phosphoribosylformylglycinamidine synthase I, protein MTVAVVQFGGSNCDRDAVRALAHLGVDAERVWHEDGLPADTDGIVVPGGFSYGDYLRAGAMAARQPIMAAVREAAESGTPVLGVCNGAQIGCEAGLTDGAFTTNRSARFQCEHVHLRVERADTPWTAAYDEGDVIEVPIAHGEGRFEIREDRLATLEDEDRVLFRYCDTDGAVTEEANPNGSTANVAGVLGARETVAVLMPHPERATLPDVGGTDGQGVLRAFSR, encoded by the coding sequence ATGACCGTCGCAGTCGTCCAGTTCGGCGGCTCGAACTGCGACCGCGACGCCGTCCGCGCGCTCGCGCACCTCGGCGTCGACGCCGAGCGCGTCTGGCACGAGGACGGACTCCCCGCCGACACCGACGGGATCGTCGTCCCCGGCGGCTTCTCCTACGGCGACTACCTCCGCGCCGGCGCGATGGCCGCCCGTCAGCCGATCATGGCGGCGGTCCGCGAGGCGGCCGAGTCGGGAACGCCCGTACTCGGCGTCTGCAACGGCGCCCAGATCGGCTGTGAGGCTGGCCTCACCGACGGCGCGTTCACGACGAACCGCTCGGCGCGCTTCCAGTGCGAGCACGTCCACCTGCGCGTCGAGCGTGCGGACACGCCCTGGACCGCCGCCTACGACGAGGGCGACGTGATCGAGGTGCCGATCGCCCACGGCGAGGGGCGCTTCGAGATCCGCGAGGACCGGCTGGCGACGCTTGAGGACGAGGACCGCGTGCTGTTTCGCTACTGTGACACCGACGGCGCCGTCACCGAGGAGGCGAACCCGAACGGCTCGACCGCTAACGTCGCGGGCGTACTCGGCGCCCGCGAGACGGTCGCCGTCCTGATGCCCCACCCCGAGCGCGCGACGCTCCCCGACGTCGGCGGCACGGACGGACAGGGCGTGTTGCGGGCGTTCTCACGGTAG
- the purS gene encoding phosphoribosylformylglycinamidine synthase subunit PurS, translated as MTGYTATVTVRLKHGVLDPEAETTQRALERLGFELEDLRSTDRFEIDVEAADADEAGERAGEMADRLLANPTIHDYEVAVEERE; from the coding sequence ATGACCGGCTACACCGCCACGGTGACGGTTCGCCTGAAGCACGGCGTGCTCGACCCGGAGGCTGAGACGACACAGCGGGCGCTCGAACGGCTCGGCTTCGAGCTGGAGGACCTGCGCTCTACCGACCGCTTCGAGATCGACGTGGAGGCCGCCGACGCCGACGAGGCGGGCGAGCGCGCCGGCGAGATGGCCGACCGGCTGCTCGCGAACCCGACCATCCACGACTACGAGGTGGCGGTCGAGGAACGCGAATGA
- a CDS encoding formyltetrahydrofolate deformylase: MSAADRPNPRRWDTEIVVVGDDATGLVARVTSLLFERGCNIEDLDQDVRDGVFRMRLHADTDGMVCKPATLEEDLRDLGAELGVDIRVRLADAEAARKVALLVTKEDHAPRAVLEACEDGTLDAEVPVMIGNHGTLRSLADEYDVPFVDVGDDGGSHDERELLRVLDEHDVDCLVLARFMRILSPEVVFRYEGRIINVHPSLLPAYPGAEAYRQAVEGGARVHGATAHYVTTDLDQGPIIAQRAFPVAPDDGPEDLKGRGQPLEAEALVAGLQAHLDDAVVVRRGRTHFREGVDPDAYDLGGVAAFSE; this comes from the coding sequence ATGTCTGCGGCCGACCGTCCGAATCCGAGGCGCTGGGACACCGAGATCGTCGTCGTCGGGGACGACGCGACGGGACTGGTCGCCCGCGTCACCTCGCTGCTGTTCGAGCGCGGATGCAACATCGAGGATCTCGACCAAGACGTCCGCGACGGCGTGTTCCGGATGCGCCTGCACGCCGACACCGACGGGATGGTGTGCAAGCCCGCGACCCTGGAGGAGGACTTACGTGACCTGGGAGCCGAACTGGGCGTCGACATCCGGGTTCGCCTCGCCGACGCGGAGGCGGCGCGCAAGGTGGCACTGCTCGTGACGAAAGAGGACCACGCGCCGCGCGCGGTGCTGGAGGCGTGCGAGGACGGCACACTGGACGCCGAAGTGCCGGTGATGATCGGCAATCACGGGACGCTCCGGTCGCTCGCCGACGAGTACGACGTGCCGTTCGTCGACGTCGGCGACGACGGCGGCTCCCACGACGAGCGCGAACTGCTGCGCGTGCTCGACGAACACGACGTTGACTGTCTGGTGCTCGCGCGCTTCATGCGCATCCTCTCGCCGGAGGTCGTCTTCCGCTACGAGGGGCGAATCATCAACGTCCACCCGTCGCTGCTGCCGGCGTACCCCGGCGCGGAGGCGTACCGGCAGGCCGTCGAGGGGGGCGCGCGCGTCCACGGCGCCACCGCCCACTACGTCACGACCGACCTCGATCAGGGCCCGATCATCGCCCAGCGGGCGTTCCCGGTCGCACCCGACGATGGCCCCGAGGACCTGAAGGGGCGCGGTCAGCCGCTGGAGGCTGAGGCGCTCGTCGCCGGGCTCCAGGCCCACCTCGACGATGCGGTCGTGGTGCGGCGCGGGCGGACCCACTTCCGCGAGGGCGTCGACCCCGACGCCTACGATCTGGGCGGCGTCGCCGCGTTCTCCGAGTGA
- a CDS encoding phosphoribosylaminoimidazolesuccinocarboxamide synthase translates to MTSVKEFVVERDPTGEELGAGRFAFTDDYSVFDWGKMPDPIPGKGASLCTMGAFNFELLEDAGVPTHYRGVGPDAESLSAVAEAPRELAIDLATVPDLPFSDGAYDYDAFHAEARRAAGYVVPLEIVFRNTVPVGSSLRSRAAPRDVGLDRDGWPAGAVDLPEPVVEFSTKYEEQDRYLRAEEADRIAGAAPLSELESLAREVNELVTERAAEAGFVHEDGKIECVYADGEVRVADVVGTFDENRFAYDGQEVSKEVVRQHYKRIAPDWVEAVGEAKARADEEGVADWKALCSADPPALEPVVVERIADMYAAGTNAYTGTDWFDAPPVADAVEAVRDL, encoded by the coding sequence ATGACGAGCGTCAAGGAGTTCGTCGTCGAGCGCGACCCGACCGGCGAGGAACTCGGCGCCGGCCGGTTCGCCTTCACCGACGACTACTCCGTGTTCGACTGGGGGAAGATGCCCGACCCGATCCCGGGCAAGGGCGCGAGCCTCTGCACGATGGGCGCGTTCAACTTCGAGCTGCTGGAGGACGCCGGCGTCCCGACGCACTACCGCGGTGTCGGTCCGGACGCCGAATCGCTGTCGGCGGTCGCGGAGGCGCCGCGCGAGCTCGCCATCGACCTGGCGACCGTGCCCGATCTCCCGTTCTCGGACGGCGCCTACGACTACGACGCCTTCCACGCGGAGGCCCGCCGAGCCGCCGGCTACGTCGTCCCCCTGGAGATCGTCTTCCGCAACACCGTCCCCGTTGGCTCCAGCCTCCGCTCGCGGGCGGCCCCCCGCGACGTGGGTCTCGACCGCGACGGCTGGCCCGCTGGCGCCGTCGACCTGCCCGAGCCGGTTGTGGAGTTCTCCACGAAGTACGAGGAGCAGGACCGGTACCTCCGGGCCGAGGAGGCCGATCGGATCGCCGGCGCGGCGCCGCTGTCGGAGTTGGAGTCGCTCGCTCGCGAGGTGAACGAACTGGTCACCGAGCGCGCGGCCGAGGCGGGATTCGTCCACGAGGACGGCAAGATCGAGTGCGTGTACGCCGACGGCGAGGTGCGCGTCGCCGACGTGGTCGGAACGTTCGACGAGAACCGCTTCGCCTACGACGGCCAAGAGGTCTCCAAGGAAGTCGTCCGCCAACACTACAAGCGGATCGCGCCGGACTGGGTCGAGGCCGTGGGCGAGGCGAAGGCGCGCGCCGACGAGGAGGGGGTCGCCGACTGGAAGGCCCTGTGCTCCGCGGACCCCCCCGCGCTCGAGCCTGTCGTCGTCGAGCGGATCGCCGACATGTACGCCGCGGGGACGAACGCCTACACCGGGACCGACTGGTTCGACGCCCCGCCCGTCGCCGACGCGGTCGAGGCGGTCCGGGACCTCTGA
- a CDS encoding FAD-binding oxidoreductase — protein MTRENRTGELPTPARHEVGFLADLELDGEVSHGDSDRDEHAVDYGTDETDAVRPDAVVYPESTADVSAVVAAADERGVPVTAYAAGTGLEDGAVPARAGISMDMTRMDAIHDIRPDDLQVDVGPGAIGADVDEAVAAHGLFFPPLPSSGDISTIGGMIATDASGMGTVKYGEVADWVLELEVVLADGSVTTVGSKAAKSSSGYNLKELIVGSEGTLGIVTRATLELAGRPEQIRGGRATFPTLDDATAAVSDAVTAGVDVAKIELFDAETAMLANDYSDAALPERPMVFVEFHANHGIDEEVDFCRAVFDAHDVEQFEMASGERMDELWRARKDVTYAAESYDPAREMGQPGDVTVPIGSYPEMIRAVKDVADEYDLFVPCFGHAGDGNLHYFVLRDPDDPDEVARAEAAYGELVERALELGGTATGEHGIGAGKRSYLEPEHGEAAVEAMRAVTEALDPNGTLNPGTVVPDRDDAVGGDADG, from the coding sequence ATGACACGCGAGAACCGGACGGGCGAACTGCCGACTCCGGCCCGCCACGAGGTCGGTTTCCTCGCGGACCTCGAACTCGACGGCGAGGTGTCCCACGGCGACTCCGACCGCGACGAGCACGCCGTCGACTACGGCACCGACGAGACCGACGCGGTGCGCCCGGACGCCGTCGTCTACCCGGAGTCGACCGCGGACGTGTCGGCCGTCGTCGCCGCCGCGGACGAGCGCGGCGTTCCCGTGACCGCCTACGCCGCCGGAACCGGACTGGAGGACGGCGCGGTCCCGGCACGCGCGGGGATCAGCATGGACATGACCCGCATGGACGCGATCCACGATATCCGGCCCGACGACCTGCAGGTCGACGTGGGCCCGGGCGCGATCGGCGCCGATGTGGACGAGGCGGTCGCGGCTCACGGCCTCTTTTTCCCGCCGCTTCCCTCCTCGGGGGACATCTCCACGATCGGCGGGATGATCGCCACCGACGCCTCCGGAATGGGGACGGTGAAGTACGGCGAGGTGGCCGACTGGGTGCTCGAACTGGAAGTCGTGCTCGCGGACGGCTCCGTGACCACCGTCGGATCGAAGGCCGCGAAGTCGTCCTCCGGCTACAACCTGAAGGAGCTGATCGTCGGCAGCGAGGGAACGCTCGGGATCGTCACGCGCGCGACGCTCGAACTCGCGGGGAGGCCCGAGCAGATCCGGGGCGGCCGGGCCACCTTCCCGACGCTCGACGACGCGACCGCCGCCGTCTCCGACGCGGTCACCGCCGGCGTCGACGTGGCGAAGATCGAACTGTTCGACGCCGAGACGGCGATGCTCGCCAACGACTACAGCGACGCCGCCCTTCCCGAGCGGCCGATGGTGTTCGTCGAGTTCCACGCGAACCACGGGATCGACGAGGAGGTCGACTTCTGCCGCGCCGTCTTCGACGCCCACGACGTCGAGCAGTTCGAGATGGCGAGCGGCGAGCGCATGGACGAGCTGTGGCGGGCACGCAAGGACGTCACCTACGCCGCGGAGTCGTACGACCCTGCCCGCGAGATGGGCCAGCCGGGAGACGTGACGGTGCCTATCGGCTCGTACCCGGAGATGATCCGGGCGGTGAAGGACGTGGCCGACGAGTACGACCTCTTCGTCCCGTGCTTCGGGCACGCGGGCGACGGCAACCTCCACTACTTCGTCCTCCGCGACCCCGACGACCCCGACGAGGTCGCCCGCGCGGAGGCCGCCTACGGCGAACTGGTCGAGCGCGCCCTGGAGCTGGGCGGCACCGCCACCGGAGAACACGGCATCGGCGCGGGCAAGCGGAGCTACCTCGAACCGGAGCACGGCGAGGCAGCCGTCGAGGCGATGCGGGCGGTCACGGAGGCGCTCGACCCGAACGGAACGCTCAACCCCGGGACGGTGGTCCCGGACAGGGACGACGCGGTCGGCGGCGACGCCGACGGCTGA
- the cofH gene encoding 7,8-didemethyl-8-hydroxy-5-deazariboflavin synthase subunit CofH, whose product MTRSSAADLDPDDLGFEHVPETDQSFENALAKARDGTRLTVDDAVELLTTGSDAPGIDRRRKEAVLEAADRRRAEVVGDEVTFVANLNNNVTTACNTGCLFCNFKDTAHQFETDHGGGHAGFTKTPAESREAVAGAVERGVYEVTSVSGLHPAFALNDEHHEILRGYDDAASAVNYKPPERYVTDPGTYVDQLDAMSVDGVHLHSMTPEEAYHARRGTDWNYEEVYSELADAGLDSAPGTAAEILVDEVRDVICPGKIDSQGWIDAMEGAMAAGLDTTATIMYGHVDNEMHRAIHLQRVRDLQDRTGGITEFVPLSFVHERTPLYEHGVVSGGASDAEDELLIAVSRLFLDNVENIQTSWVKYGDEKALKTLSCGANDFMGTILSEEITKRAGGSYGEFRSFDDYVDLVTSVGRIPVERSTDYRDRRRIDPDEGPPFGPTLGPKADGTPLLSERERAGRAGTDAAADD is encoded by the coding sequence ATGACGCGATCGTCAGCGGCGGACCTCGATCCCGACGATCTGGGGTTCGAGCACGTCCCCGAGACCGACCAGTCGTTCGAGAACGCGCTGGCGAAGGCGCGCGACGGGACGCGGCTGACGGTCGACGACGCGGTCGAGTTGCTCACCACCGGAAGCGACGCCCCCGGCATCGACCGCCGGCGCAAGGAGGCGGTGCTGGAGGCGGCCGACCGCCGGCGCGCCGAGGTCGTCGGCGACGAGGTGACGTTCGTCGCGAACCTCAACAACAACGTCACCACCGCCTGCAACACGGGCTGTCTGTTCTGTAACTTCAAGGACACCGCGCACCAGTTCGAGACCGACCACGGGGGCGGGCACGCAGGGTTTACCAAGACGCCGGCGGAGTCGCGCGAGGCCGTCGCCGGTGCCGTCGAGCGCGGCGTCTACGAGGTCACGTCCGTCTCGGGACTCCACCCGGCGTTCGCGCTGAACGACGAGCACCACGAGATCCTCCGCGGGTACGACGACGCCGCCAGCGCGGTGAACTACAAGCCGCCGGAGCGGTACGTCACCGACCCCGGTACCTACGTCGATCAGCTGGACGCGATGAGCGTCGACGGGGTCCACCTCCACTCGATGACCCCCGAGGAGGCGTACCACGCACGCCGCGGCACCGACTGGAACTACGAGGAAGTCTACTCGGAGCTGGCCGACGCCGGGCTCGACTCGGCGCCCGGAACCGCCGCCGAGATCCTCGTCGACGAGGTTCGCGACGTTATCTGCCCCGGGAAGATCGACTCTCAAGGGTGGATCGACGCGATGGAGGGAGCGATGGCCGCCGGCCTCGACACCACCGCGACGATCATGTACGGCCACGTCGACAACGAGATGCACCGCGCGATCCACCTGCAGCGCGTTCGCGACCTCCAGGACCGCACCGGCGGAATCACGGAGTTCGTTCCCCTCTCGTTCGTCCACGAGCGCACGCCACTGTACGAGCACGGCGTCGTCTCGGGCGGCGCCAGCGACGCCGAGGACGAACTGCTGATCGCCGTCTCCAGGCTCTTCCTCGACAACGTCGAGAACATCCAGACTTCGTGGGTCAAGTACGGCGACGAGAAGGCGCTGAAGACGCTGTCGTGCGGCGCGAACGACTTCATGGGAACCATCCTCTCGGAGGAGATCACGAAGCGTGCGGGGGGCTCGTACGGCGAGTTCCGAAGCTTCGACGACTACGTGGACCTCGTCACCTCGGTCGGTCGGATCCCGGTCGAACGCTCGACGGACTACCGCGATCGCCGGCGAATCGACCCGGACGAGGGGCCGCCGTTCGGGCCGACGCTCGGTCCGAAGGCCGACGGGACGCCGCTGCTGTCCGAGCGCGAGCGCGCCGGACGCGCGGGGACGGACGCGGCCGCCGACGACTGA
- a CDS encoding cytochrome b/b6 domain-containing protein — MTQLDHGKFSKMTTTFHTLLALDVFVLFFSGYSLMFNDELWWMVGLMGGAQGVSAVHRIAGGGLLALIVFWMLMMVTTDTGRGNFREILPSKGDFDAFIQDVQFLLGNADERHANARQFAGGTADEIPLLTYIGKGVVFIFAIELTLLTISGILIWSKTGVMDLFATKTAAAAFVTFHGLLGVIMLMGVMFHIFEHGFHPALYPVEVKAFIPKSMIPEDHDDDTEGTGIERLELSPSWNMASTVVGAMTVIGIVSVLLGSLFDEGYPVPREIAIGGGPTDILLTVGINMGVFVLLLGLVLQMYGNLLRVRWQKRLEQEASEPTAAADGGHVESDD; from the coding sequence ATGACGCAACTCGACCACGGGAAGTTCAGCAAGATGACGACCACGTTCCACACGCTGCTGGCGCTGGACGTGTTCGTGCTGTTCTTCTCGGGCTACAGCCTGATGTTCAACGACGAGCTGTGGTGGATGGTCGGTCTCATGGGCGGCGCTCAGGGCGTCTCCGCGGTCCACCGCATCGCGGGCGGCGGGCTGCTCGCGCTCATCGTCTTCTGGATGCTGATGATGGTGACGACCGACACCGGCCGGGGCAACTTCAGGGAGATCCTGCCGTCGAAGGGCGACTTCGACGCGTTCATCCAGGACGTGCAGTTCCTGCTCGGCAACGCCGACGAGCGCCACGCGAACGCCCGCCAGTTCGCGGGCGGCACGGCCGACGAGATCCCGCTGCTCACGTACATCGGCAAGGGCGTCGTGTTCATCTTCGCGATCGAGCTGACGCTGTTGACGATCTCGGGGATCCTCATCTGGTCGAAGACGGGCGTGATGGACCTGTTCGCGACAAAGACCGCCGCCGCGGCGTTCGTCACGTTCCACGGCCTGCTGGGCGTCATCATGCTGATGGGGGTCATGTTCCACATCTTCGAGCACGGCTTCCACCCCGCGCTGTACCCGGTCGAGGTGAAGGCGTTCATCCCGAAGTCGATGATCCCCGAGGATCACGACGACGACACCGAGGGCACCGGTATCGAGCGGCTCGAGCTGTCGCCGTCGTGGAACATGGCGTCGACGGTCGTCGGCGCGATGACCGTCATCGGAATCGTCTCAGTGTTGCTTGGGAGCCTGTTCGACGAAGGCTATCCCGTGCCGCGTGAGATCGCCATCGGTGGAGGACCGACGGACATCCTGCTGACCGTCGGCATCAACATGGGCGTGTTCGTGCTTCTGCTCGGGCTCGTCCTGCAGATGTACGGCAACCTCCTGCGGGTCCGCTGGCAGAAGCGGCTCGAACAGGAGGCGTCGGAGCCGACGGCCGCCGCCGACGGCGGGCACGTCGAGTCCGACGACTGA